In a genomic window of Papilio machaon chromosome 4, ilPapMach1.1, whole genome shotgun sequence:
- the LOC106710824 gene encoding allantoinase-like, translating to MSLIQTLATITLLVLANYTNGRWVDVKSEDSEKQLFLSRRVVTESAEFDGGVLVDEKGTIEGVFTRNAVDTFLTSKTSNVKIIDGGDLALMAGVVDSHVHVNEPGRTSWEGYVTATQAAAAGGITTVIDMPLNSIPPTTTVENLRVKASAAKEEVFVDVGFWGGIVPGNEMELHDLIRAGVVGFKGFLADSGVAEFPNVNQIELGTIFSVLNGTGTVLAFHAELEINETNTQCEGFDCTDPHLYSTYLATHPPEMEEAAVSLIASYLPTTDVHVHIVHVSAAGVVPILEKARLERIHAGNKGWRGGVTAETCHHYLTLSSEQIPAGHSEYKCSPPIRNNTNKQQLWEYIKDHRLDLVASDHSPSVAALKSSNFLESWGGISSVQFGLSLFWTQAKARGFKLGDVSHYLSAGPAQLCGLQNRKGAIRPGLDADLVFFDPNASFVVTPDIIFYKNKISPYMNRVLNGKVIQTYVRGQLVYADGQIIGGPKGQLLLKDEMNTTITLEVKKSKEDIKKLSLSKATATSTTENPSLSTIKSKENCKMSKIEPSSKLLKEVDIKKETDKDSEVNSAESPRSLVLSLILQSLFILLN from the exons ATGTCGCTAATACAAACTTTAGCGACGATTACACTTTtag TGCTCGCTAATTATACCAACGGACGATGGGTCGACGTGAAGTCGGAAGATTCGGAAAAGCAGCTGTTCCTGAGTCGAAGAGTTGTGACCGAGTCTGCGGAGTTTGACGGTGGTGTTCTAGTCGACGAGAAGGGAACAATCGAAGGAGTTTTCACACGCAATGCAGTCGACACATTCCTTACATCTAAGACTAGCAATGTTAAG ATTATAGATGGTGGGGACCTCGCACTTATGGCGGGCGTGGTGGACTCGCACGTACATGTTAACGAGCCCGGACGCACCTCCTGGGAAGGCTACGTGACAGCCACGCAGGCCGCGGCAGCTGGGGGCATCACTACAGTCATAGATATGccact TAATTCGATACCACCGACGACAACAGTAGAAAATTTGAGGGTAAAGGCTTCAGCAGCGAAAGAAGAAGTATTCGTCGATGTTGGATTCTGGGGTGGTATTGTTCCTGGCAATGAG ATGGAACTACACGATTTGATAAGGGCTGGCGTAGTAGGCTTTAAAGGTTTCTTAGCGGACAGCGGAGTTGCAGAATTCCCGAATGTCAATCAAATTGAGTTAGGAACTATTTTCTCTGTTCTCAACGGTACTGGAACAGTATTGGCG ttccaTGCTGAATTAGAAATCAACGAGACAAATACTCAATGCGAAGGATTTGATTGCAccg ACCCACATTTGTATAGCACGTATTTGGCCACCCATCCTCCTGAAATGGAAGAAGCGGCTGTATCTTTAATAGCAAGCTATTTGCCGACCACAGA CGTGCACGTTCACATAGTGCATGTGTCAGCGGCGGGCGTCGTCCCTATCCTGGAGAAAGCCAGGTTGGAGCGCATCCACGCCGGGAACAAGGGCTGGCGCGGCGGCGTCACCGCAGAGACCTGCCACCACTACCTCACGCTCAGCTCTGAGCAGATACCCGCTGGCCACAGCGAGTACAAATGCTCGCCGCCTATTAGAAATAATACTAACAAG CAACAACTCTGGGAGTACATCAAGGATCACAGACTAGACCTGGTCGCATCAGATCACTCGCCGTCGGTAGCGGCCTTGAAATCATCCAACTTTTTAGAGTCATGGGGTGGAATATCATCCGTTCAATTCG GCCTTTCCTTGTTCTGGACCCAGGCTAAAGCGAGAGGCTTCAAGTTGGGCGATGTGAGCCATTACCTGTCGGCTGGCCCGGCGCAGCTGTGCGGCCTGCAGAACAGGAAGGGCGCCATCAGGCCGGGTCTCGACGCTGATCTCGTATTCTTTGACCCTAACGCTTCGTTCGTTGTCACGCCTGATATCATATTCTACAAGAACAag ataAGTCCATACATGAATAGAGTATTAAATGGAAAAGTAATTCAGACATACGTAAGAGGACAACTTGTTTATGCTGACGGACAAATAATCGGCGGACCTAAGGGGCAACTGTTACTTAAAGATg AAATGAACACAACAATTACACTAGAAGTTAAGAAATCTAAAGAGGATATTAAGAAACTATCGCTTTCAAAAGCGACAGCTACTTCGACAACGGAGAATCCTTCTTTGAGcacaataaaatcaaaagaGAACTGTAAAATGTCGAAAATTGAGCCAAGTTCCAAGTTGTTGAAAGAAGTTGATATTAAAAAGGAGACAGACAAAGACAGCGAAGTCAATTCTGCCGAAAGCCCGCGGTCATTAGTTTTATCACTTATTCTACAGAGCTTAttcatattgttaaattag
- the LOC106710793 gene encoding nuclear pore complex protein Nup154, with the protein MPSIINNVEGSRQSNGGNMQLECLELAGCTLDRYIIVDNSRPSFLEITGIAAQRSPTCSGLNAGDYRNLAAILNHPNLSQLKILNKVPLPPEIMEHFAHMQCHCLMGVFPEISRVWLAIDSNIYVWAFEHGSDVAYFDGLGETIVSVGLVKPKAGVFQNFVKYLLVLTTTVEIVVLGVTFSASKNDGSGEFEEIHLVPEPVFVLPTDGISMMCVKSTSEGRIFMGGKDGCLYEITYQAQLGWFGKHCKKINHSTSALSFLVPSFLNAALYDEDPIVKIEVDNSRHILYTLSEKGCIEVFDLGSDGESISRVVKLTQGKIVSCAVDIVKTLEASNFKPVIAISAVEESESDHLNLVAVTQTGARLYFSTGSGDANQSGPQRPQYLTLLHVRLPPGFTPNSSVLRPKQVHSAVYENGSLVMVCSAGGGGEAETLWCLSRVLPSGMSFSEAHTVLALDGPAWALTALPPQQASRLSPALLSKREVWSWSRWAVVTGAGAAVLAAGAAPDLLRTLLRDCRGPEAQPVKDFFQLHSIEQACACALYLACEESTSGDVSVSEWAMRAFFLYGSQLTPAPAHAPLYQHPSQIPSTIGSPKFSPRQMSTPMTMRGQEQIRPGQLNQSYQQAQMNQSMGVPSQSMMPQSPFQQNTMSPGFNQSSFMGNVNQQQRDPNFPIQMEYSAKHNGLYIYVGRILSPIWNLKCVSISLTPDKKEFMSSRVTGEDCAYIVRKLQRVALFLQRPLGPPHTDEHASLHALKLFITMAIEMLSLWKVLCEHQFHVIAASLPPDQQSALQAASFRELLVGGQEVACLLLGSLVAGYLRDNASVDGISQKLRQLCPTLYRQEDATCSKANELLIFAKQQKNPAEREEMLQHALKLCKDVAPNVNLPLICSKLLSVGFYSGVVELCVACATKMDPQDKAVHYYKSDQPSQDREGHLAYYRRMEIYREVCGALERLYERSAEAAGTDLSLTPTRLNTSAADATLTLSPADANYQGRKLVWECLSRDDELLHVAVYEWLVSKNLGSELISLGASPPASLRTYLQRAARAASPPAALQLLDLLWKVLERAGEHLAAAEVLEGLATRPGSGATLSQRMSWLSAGVVCVRGAGGAGAGGGGELLRRLEEASEVARVQAAVRSAAAAKRPAPPPHLMRRLDDELLEVTQLYEEYADRYNLWECKLAIVQCSGHNDALLVENIWSNILAEAEAVARNLPTPDERLASVLSKFTTLGREYVNTGHCFPLYFIVRQLEIMSCKMQADKSMVFKAVLNIGVSLEQVLDIYIKLVSVNERVWLGCGDESHVCGAAAALLTAARSDVASLPAAPRRRALARCKDLHEAALSALQSRPNTKHLIDKLTVAQAYLDRME; encoded by the exons ATGCCCAGCATAATAAACAACGTTGAAGGATCTAGACAATCAAACGGTGGCAATATGCAACTGGAGTGTTTGGAGTTGGCGGGGTGCACCCTGGACCGGTACATTATAGTGGATAATTCCCGCCCTTCTTTTTTAGAG ataacTGGCATAGCAGCACAAAGAAGTCCAACATGCAGTGGTTTGAATGCTGGCGACTACAGAAACCTTGCAGCTATACTCAACCATCCAAATTTATCACAgctcaaaatattaaacaaagttCCTTTGCCACCTGAAATAATGGAACACTTTGCCC ATATGCAATGCCATTGTTTGATGGGAGTATTTCCAGAAATAAGCCGAGTATGGTTAGCAATAGATAGCAACATATATGTCTGGGCCTTTGAACATGGCAGTGATGTGGCTTACTTTGATGGCCTAGGAGAGACCATAGTCAGTGTTGGCCTAGTCAAACCTAAGGCTGGTGTATTccaaaattttgtaaaatatttacttgtgTTAACGACAACAGTAGAAATAGTAGTCTTAG GTGTAACATTTTCTGCAAGTAAGAATGATGGAAGCGGTGAATTTGAAGAAATACATTTAGTGCCTGAACCAGTATTTGTTTTGCCAACGGATGGTATATCAATGATGTGCGTGAAATCAACTTCAGAAGGACGCATTTTCATGGGTGGCAAAGATGGATGCTTGTATGAAATAACATATCAG GCACAACTAGGTTGGTTCGGTAAACATTGCAAGAAAATTAATCATTCCACAAGTGCTCTATCATTTCTGGTACCTTCGTTCCTAAATGCTGCATTATATGATGAGGATCCTATAGTTAAAATTGAAGTAGACAATTCAAGACATATATTGTACACACTTAGTGAAAAGGGCTGTATAGAGGTGTTTGATTTAGGCAGTGATGGAGAGAGTATAAGCAGGGTTGTGAAATTAACACAGGGAAAAATTGTCTCTTGTGCTGTGGATATTgtaaa GACATTAGAAGCATCTAACTTTAAGCCAGTTATTGCAATATCAGCTGTAGAAGAATCAGAATCGGACCATTTGAATCTGGTTGCTGTGACTCAGACTGGTGCCAGATTGTACTTCAGCACTGGAAGTGGAGA tgccAATCAAAGTGGACCTCAAAGACCTCAGTACCTCACACTGCTGCATGTCAGACTGCCTCCAGGATTTACACCTAACTCATCAGTTCTAAGACCTAAGCAAGTGCATAGTGCTGTTTATGAAAATG GTTCCCTAGTAATGGTATGCTCAGCTGGAGGTGGTGGTGAGGCGGAGACATTATGGTGCTTGTCTCGTGTGCTGCCCAGCGGAATGAGCTTCAGTGAAGCCCACACCGTGTTGGCGCTAGACGGGCCTGCATGGGCACTCACTGCGCTACCCCCGCAGCAAGCCTCGCGGCTCTCACCCGCTTTGCTCTCTAAAAGAG aGGTGTGGTCGTGGTCGCGCTGGGCGGTGGTgacgggcgcgggcgcggcggtGCTGGCGGCGGGGGCGGCGCCCGACCTGCTGCGCACGCTGCTGCGCGACTGCCGCGGACCCGAAGCGCAGCCCGTCAAAGACTTCTTCCAA TTGCACAGTATAGAACAGGCTTGCGCGTGCGCACTGTACCTGGCGTGCGAGGAGTCAACGAGCGGCGACGTGTCCGTCAGCGAGTGGGCGATGCGTGCTTTCTTCCTCTACGGCAGCCAGCTCACGCCCGCgcctgcgcacgcgccgctCTATCAGCACCCCTCTCAGATACCATCCACTATAG GTTCGCCAAAGTTCTCACCTCGGCAAATGTCAACACCGATGACGATGCGAGGTCAAGAACAGATCAGGCCCGGTCAATTGAACCAGTCCTACCAGCAAGCTCAAATGAACCAATCCATGGGTGTACCCAGTCAGTCCATGATGCCCCAGTCTCCGTTCCAACAGAACACAATGAGTCCAGGATTCAATCAGTCATCGTTTATGGGCAACGTTAACCAGCAGCAGAGAGACCCAAACTTCCCGATACAAATGGAGTACAGTGCAAAACATAACggattatatatttatgttggcAGAATATTATCCCCAATATGGAATCTTAAGTGTGTATCCATTTCACTCACGCCTGATAAGAAAGAATTT ATGAGCAGCCGTGTGACGGGAGAAGATTGCGCCTACATAGTGCGGAAGCTGCAGCGCGTGGCTTTGTTCCTGCAGCGGCCGCTGGGCCCCCCCCACACTGACGAGCACGCCTCCCTGCACGCCCTCAAACTATTCATAA CGATGGCGATTGAAATGTTAAGCTTATGGAAAGTGCTGTGCGAACATCAGTTCCACGTGATTGCAGCAAGTCTTCCGCCCGATCAGCAGAGCGCGCTGCAGGCAGCCAGCttcag GGAGCTTTTAGTGGGTGGACAAGAAGTGGCGTGCTTGTTGTTGGGATCTCTTGTGGCCGGGTATCTACGCGACAACGCCTCTGTTGATGGAATATCGCAAAAGTTGCGTCAACTCTGCCCTACCCTCTATAGACAAGAAGATGCCACTTGCTCGAAG GCTAatgaattgttaatatttgctAAGCAACAAAAGAATCCAGCGGAAAGAGAAGAAATGCTGCAACATGCCCTAAAGTTGTGTAAG GATGTGGCACCAAACGTAAACCTGCCGTTAATTTGCTCAAAGCTGCTATCAGTAGGATTTTACTCTGGCGTGGTGGAGTTGTGTGTGGCGTGCGCTACAAAGATGGACCCACAGGACAAGGCTGTGCACTACTACAAGAGCGACCAACCCTCGCAAGATAGAGAAGGACATCTAGCTTACTATAGAAg GATGGAGATATACCGGGAGGTGTGCGGCGCGCTGGAGCGGCTGTACGAGCGCAGCGCGGAGGCGGCCGGCACCGACCTCTCGCTGACGCCCACAAGACTCAACACCTCCGCTGCCGACGCCACGCTGACACTATCACCGGCTGATGCTAATTATCAG ggaAGAAAACTAGTTTGGGAATGTTTGTCACGTGACGACGAATTGCTACATGTAGCGGTATACGAGTGGCTTGTTTCTAAGAACCTAGGTTCAG AGTTGATATCGCTGGGCGCGTCCCCTCCGGCGTCGTTACGCACATACCTGCAGCGTGCGGCGCGCGCCGCCTCGCCGCCCGCTGCACTGCAGCTGCTAGACTTGCTCTGGAAGGTTCTTGAGCGCGCCGGTGAACATCTGGCGGCTGCTGAAGTGCTGGAAGGACTCGCTACTAGACCTGG TTCGGGTGCGACGCTATCCCAGCGCATGTCGTGGTTGTCTGCGGGCGTGGTGTGTGTGCGCGgtgcgggcggcgcgggcgcaggcggcggcggcgagctGCTGCGCCGGCTGGAGGAGGCGAGCGAGGTGGCTCGTGTGCAGGCCGCCGTGCgcagcgccgccgccgccaagCGCCCCGCGCCCCCGCCACATCTCATGCGACGGCTGGATGATGAACTTCTAGAGGTCACACAG CTGTACGAAGAATACGCGGACCGCTACAACCTATGGGAGTGCAAGTTGGCGATAGTGCAATGCTCGGGACACAACGACGCGCTGCTAGTGGAGAACATCTGGAGCAACATCctggcggaggcggaggcggtcGCCCGCAACCTCCCCACGCCCGACGAGCGCCTCGCCTCCGTACTTAGCAAGTTCACTACCTTGGGACGGGAGTATGTCAATACCGGACACTGCTTCCCGCTTT attttatTGTCCGCCAATTAGAAATAATGAGTTGCAAAATGCAAGCTGACAAGAGTATGGTGTTTAAAGCTGTTCTGAATATAGGAGTATCTCTGGAGCAAGTGCtcgatatttatattaa ACTGGTGAGCGTGAACGAGCGCGTGTGGCTGGGATGTGGGGATGAGTCGCACGTGTGTGGTGCAGCTGCTGCGCTGCTGACGGCTGCTCGGAGTGACGTGGCCAGTCTGCCTGCAGCACCTCGCCGCCGCGCCCTCGCCCGCTGCAAGGACCTGCACGAGGCCGCACTCTCCGCGCTGCAG TCCCGACCGAATACGAAGCATCTAATTGACAAGCTGACAGTGGCGCAGGCGTATTTAGATCGAATGGAGTAG